Genomic window (Actinomycetota bacterium):
TGTGGACGGTGTGGGTCTTGCACCACTTGCAGTACTTCTTGAACTCGATGCGTTCAGGATTGTTCTGCTTGTTCTTCTTTGTGGTGTAGTTGCGGCGCTTGCACTCGGTGCACGCCAGCGTGACCAACGTTCTCATCAAGTCCTCCAACCGACCGCATCACGAAGCCCGG
Coding sequences:
- the rpmG gene encoding 50S ribosomal protein L33; this translates as MRTLVTLACTECKRRNYTTKKNKQNNPERIEFKKYCKWCKTHTVHKETR